In one window of Methanomassiliicoccales archaeon DNA:
- a CDS encoding DUF99 family protein — MKDQVRVMGIDDSPFKFDSGRVIVVGVIVRAPSYLEGVIRSECHIDGTDANEAIEKMIMVSRFKEQIKLILVDGIALGGFNVIDISRIYDTTGIPCATITREAPDFEKMKKALSKHFSDWEKRFEIITRFIPKPISTSQKPIYIAVCGMDFDIASRIIRLCTVRGNLPEPIRIAHMIASAIVRGESKGRA, encoded by the coding sequence ATGAAAGATCAAGTGCGAGTGATGGGAATTGATGATTCGCCTTTCAAATTCGATAGTGGGCGTGTCATCGTCGTCGGTGTGATTGTGCGAGCCCCGTCATATCTCGAGGGAGTCATTCGTAGCGAATGCCATATCGACGGAACCGATGCAAATGAGGCGATTGAGAAAATGATCATGGTTTCGCGGTTCAAAGAGCAGATTAAGCTAATTCTTGTTGACGGGATTGCCCTAGGGGGCTTTAATGTGATCGACATATCGCGAATTTACGACACAACGGGCATCCCTTGCGCGACGATTACCCGGGAAGCACCGGACTTCGAAAAGATGAAGAAAGCACTGTCAAAGCACTTCTCCGACTGGGAAAAGCGATTTGAGATAATTACGCGTTTTATCCCAAAACCCATATCGACATCGCAAAAGCCTATTTACATTGCCGTTTGTGGGATGGACTTTGATATCGCTTCGCGAATCATCCGATTATGTACAGTTCGGGGTAATCTTCCAGAGCCCATACGGATTGCACACATGATTGCAAGCGCTATCGTTCGTGGTGAATCAAAAGGTCGTGCCTAG